GATTATATATTGAGCGGATTGCAATAAAACACCATGAACGGACTAAATATTCCGGATACAAACCTCGAGCGAGTCGTAATTATCGGCTGCGGCTTCGGTGGTTTGAATCTGGCTAAAAAGCTCAATCATCAACGCTATCAAGTGGTGATGATTGACAAGCATAATTATCACACTTTTCAACCTCTTCTATATCAGGTAGCTACAGCTGGATTGGAGCCCGACTCCATCGCCTATCCCATCCGGCATATCTTTCGTAAGCTGCCTAATTTCTATTTCCGCTTGGCTAAGGCCGAAAGCATTGATACCGAGAATAAGATTCTGCAATGCGATATCGGAAAATTGGATTTTGACCATTTGGTGATCGCTACAGGTAGTGGCACCAATTATTTCGGCATGAAAACCGTGGAAGAATTGGGTATGCCCATGAAAACGGTGCCAGAAGCCTTAAACCTGCGCAGCTTAATCCTCCAGAATTTCGAAGCGGCTTCCTTAACCCAAGATTTGAAAGCCCGAGAAAGGCTGATGAATTTCGCCATTGTGGGCGCAGGCCCTACCGGTACCGAATTAGCCGGTGCTTTGGCAGAATTGAAAAACCACGTTTTACCGAATGATTATCCGGATCTCGACTTTCGTCGGATGTCGATTCACCTAATCGAGATGGCGGGTAAGGTATTACCTCCCATGCAGGATTTTTCATCGCGTAATGCCCTAAAATATCTGGAAACCCTTGGTGTTCAAGTTTGGCTCAATACCGCGGTTAAATCTTATGATGGCGAAACGGTTAAAACCAATAAAAAGGATTTACCTGCTTCTACCCTTATTTGGGCGGCTGGCGTAACCGGAAATATTATTCCGGGCTTGGAAGAAGGCAAAGACTTTCACCACGGACGCTATCAGGTGAACGGACTCAATCAAATTGGAGAGCATAGCACTATTTATGCCATTGGCGATGTGGCCTCTATGGCCGATGAGCAAAATCCCAAAGGGCATCCCATGTTGGCTCAGGTGGCCATTCAGCAAGGTCAAAACCTCGCAAAAAACCTCAATAACAGCTCCGATACAGCCAAATGGAAAAACTTCACTTATAAAGATAAGGGCACCATGGCAACCGTAGGTCGCAATAAAGCGGTGGCCGAATTGTATGGTAAACTGATGCTCAAAGGATTCCCGGGTTGGGCGGTTTGGATGGCCGTGCACCTAATTAGCCTGGTAGGATTCCGCAACCGCATGGTGGTGTTCTTTAATTGGTTGGTAAACTACTTTAGTTACGATCGTAAAATTCGCTTGATCATCCGTCCCTGGAAAGGGCATGGTAAAAGCTAATCATGTGTAGCTTAAGCTATATCCCTCAAGCGGAAGGTTATATCCTTAGTCATAATCGAGATGAGCTTCCCAATCGCGAAAGTTCATCTCGTATCATTGATGAAGATGGCTTGAGGGGTAAATTTCATTTCCCCCAAGATTTAAAAGCCGGTGGTACTTGGATGGGTGCCCATGAATCAGGTTGGTCTGCCTGCCTGCTTAATGGCGGCAGTGTTCCCTATCTGCGCAAGCTACCTTATCGCCACAGCCGCGGTAAGGTATTAATTGACTTCCTGGAAGATCCCAATATCGATGCCTTTCAGAGAATAGATTATCAGGGCGTAGAACCATTCACCCTTATTCTAAGCAAAGCCGGCGAGCTTTGGCAATTGGAACATAATCCGGATGGTGATATCTGGAATCGCCTTGACCCTACTCAATCTCATTTCTGGAGTAGCACCAAACTCTACCACTCCAATATCAGAGAGGCCCGAAAGTATCGCTTTGAGCAGTGGCTCCATCAGCAAAAGCTAGCTAAGGCTTCCGATCTGCGTCAATTTCATTTAGACCCGCAACGCAGTCCTCGCGAAGGCGGATTACTCTTGGGGCCCAATTTCCCCCTTAAAACCGTAAGCTTCTGCCAGGTAAATCATCAAGGTTCTGAAATTCAATTTCAATATGATTACCTATTGAAGGGATTATCGGATCAAATTAATTGGCCAATCCGCTGAACAATTCAGCGACTATTCTCCTCAATTCACCTCCGCAATTTCGAGCAAGGAATCACAAATGCAATTGG
The Croceimicrobium hydrocarbonivorans genome window above contains:
- a CDS encoding NAD(P)/FAD-dependent oxidoreductase codes for the protein MNGLNIPDTNLERVVIIGCGFGGLNLAKKLNHQRYQVVMIDKHNYHTFQPLLYQVATAGLEPDSIAYPIRHIFRKLPNFYFRLAKAESIDTENKILQCDIGKLDFDHLVIATGSGTNYFGMKTVEELGMPMKTVPEALNLRSLILQNFEAASLTQDLKARERLMNFAIVGAGPTGTELAGALAELKNHVLPNDYPDLDFRRMSIHLIEMAGKVLPPMQDFSSRNALKYLETLGVQVWLNTAVKSYDGETVKTNKKDLPASTLIWAAGVTGNIIPGLEEGKDFHHGRYQVNGLNQIGEHSTIYAIGDVASMADEQNPKGHPMLAQVAIQQGQNLAKNLNNSSDTAKWKNFTYKDKGTMATVGRNKAVAELYGKLMLKGFPGWAVWMAVHLISLVGFRNRMVVFFNWLVNYFSYDRKIRLIIRPWKGHGKS
- a CDS encoding NRDE family protein is translated as MCSLSYIPQAEGYILSHNRDELPNRESSSRIIDEDGLRGKFHFPQDLKAGGTWMGAHESGWSACLLNGGSVPYLRKLPYRHSRGKVLIDFLEDPNIDAFQRIDYQGVEPFTLILSKAGELWQLEHNPDGDIWNRLDPTQSHFWSSTKLYHSNIREARKYRFEQWLHQQKLAKASDLRQFHLDPQRSPREGGLLLGPNFPLKTVSFCQVNHQGSEIQFQYDYLLKGLSDQINWPIR